In the genome of Primulina eburnea isolate SZY01 chromosome 13, ASM2296580v1, whole genome shotgun sequence, the window CATCTGGTTTATTCGATTTTTTTTAGGTATTGTTGTAATTTTTCATGTCGGACTTCTACTTTTACGTTGTAATATCACAGAAGATGGGAGCCACATTCCATCGTCTCGagatattaaattataaatattttctatATGTGGTTTTTTTTTCTCCcctatatatatgatttttatggtATAAATGTTGAAAATTAAGTGAATGATCAGGAAAATGATATCATTCGGGCAATCGTTTTTCATTTTCGTAATTACATGGAAATTTTGATGTAAGAGCAGTgtgtatataatataatatagttgaaTATATATGAAGGCTGTGAAATGATTGGAATATTTCAATGACTAAATTAATCTAAAATTCGTGGATAATATTAATCAGTTTTAAAAAATTACCACGAGTCTCATTTCCTAATTAATACATTATTATGAATTACAGATAAATAAATACCAAGTATTATTATTTGTTACATGAATAAATTTTGAAGAGAGAAATTTTGCGAGCAAGTGAATATTATTTATTCGATCACACCACAAAGAATGAAGAACTCATATAATTTATACAAATCAATTCATCTTCTTCATATATAAAATAGATTTTCACATATTAATTTGTAACTTTTCATGATTCTTGCAAATTTTACTTGGTCTCTTTGATGCTTCTTTCCTTGGCCATTCTTTCAAACAAGCTTCCATCAAATGCATTTCGAATGACATCTTTATGTAGCATACCGTTTTTATCCTTGCAAAGCATATATAGAATTTTCCACTCTACATACCCAGCCATCCTGAATTTCATCCATCCACCATTTTAAGAGAACTTCGAGAATTTAGATAATTAGACGATTTTTTTTCTATTACAATCGGGGTTGAGATTTTTCGCTTTGACGTAGGATCAAATTCAATAATTTCTCATGTTGAGATATGTTTATGTTACTACACTAGTAGAAATGTTGTCCATAACGTATcctttgaaagaaaaaaaaaaacttagggTAAGATTGATTTTTCTTTAATATGATCAGAGGGGACTTTATACATACCATCCACGATAATCTTTGGGCTCTTTATTAGATTTGACGAAAGTTTCCAGTTCTTTGGATGTCAATGAATCTGGTTGAGCAAGTGCATGCTTGGAAAATATCTCCTCAAACTTAGATGACACAAACCTTTGAAAATAGTCAACAAGAAAAAAATAGACAATCACTAACTATACAGAGGATATCTTTATGGGGTATATCAAATATGTGCATCTTTTGTTAGTCGTTGCATATATAATAATTGtagttttagtttttttttttttttgcccctATATGATGTAGACATATGTGGTGTTTACGTAGCTCTGATGATGTATTAAAAATGGTAAAAAATCGAAAAATACGTgactaaaattaaaattgagCAACACAGATGACCAAAATCACGAATAAACCAATACGTTGAAACAAAATTGCAGTTTTCtttaataaaaaatcataaacgCGTTCATGGATCGTTTGTTCACATACTGATGATATATCAAAACAACATTATTGTACGTAAAAGCTATAGTCGCACCACGAAAAGTCATTCAAAATCTATCCATAAGTAGTGATAATAATTGACTTATAAGTTGTGAAAACAACCCCACGAACCCCATTTATAATCAATTATTATCATTGCATGTAATAATTTGGAAATCACATGGAGGTAACTCAAAGTAGGACAATACCAATTTCATTGAGAAACATGTGTTcagaattaaatataaaataacataTATAGTGGCCAGATATTCATCTGAGAATCCAAAAACAAGATGGTGTTTGTAAtaactcaaaaatatttttggtcCAATTCAAAAGTCCTCGTCACATTTATATATGCAGTGTTTGAAAAATAAGTCAAAGTTGCAAACCTTCCTCGTTTGTCATACACACCAGAATCACTTCCATGCTTGGCCAAGTGAATGTTCTTCACCTCAATTGGGAATTTGAAGGAAAAGGGTTTCCCCTAccaccaataaaatcacatgtcGACAAACGTTCGTGAATTATTCATTTATTCAGTTAGCTAGTTAGGTTCCAAAAAATATCCGACTCGACACGGTtttatacatgttttatttttaaaaatttgtgtaaGTAATTGCACATTCATGGCACAGATTTGGAATATTTGATGCTTTGGAGCGATTTatgttgtattttttttttttaaaaaaatacatgtaAAAATATGCTCACAATAATTAAGGATTTTGAAATTGAATCAGGTGATCAATTTTTCAataatttctttaaaatattaattttctctAATTGTATCTTCTCAAACTCACTCAATATTCATTTCCCTCCACTGGATTTGAGGAGATATTTAGTTAATGGTGTTGGTTGGAATACAATGGATGAAAGGCAAAGGAGCCTAATACAACGTGATGACTTTGACGTGTATAAAGAGACTTGTCTCCACTTATTAACTATAAATATACCagtaaattataaaattaaaatcattaattttttaaaattttattaaatacttcaaatttatgtttaatttaataataattgagTAATATTAATACACACGCTGAAGCAAATAAAACTCAAAtggtataataaaaaaaacaagctAGCTAGAGACTTACCGGTCTCGTTTTCCGACTCAAAGAAATGTTGATTAATAGAGAAGCCATAGAAGATAGAAAAATCCCACATCCAATAGCTCGAAAACCTAAAAATTCGATTTAAATGAATAAATAGTATTCAAGAATTGATAAGTTCACTCAAAATATTCAGTTAAAAATGATTTCCGACTGAATAATATAAATGCAGGCCACAGAAGCAAGCCCGTCTGCGACTCTTTCATGGACTTCCTTTTAATGTTCACTGTGAAATATGTGTGTTTTCATAGCCATAAACAGATAATTAAAGATTTATTTCTCTTAAAAAAATAGatcaattaataataattaaaccgATCACCTTGAAAAGTTTCCCAGGGATAAATTATCCCATCATTATCCCGATCAAAGAACATGATATGCTTCTGCAAAACGGTGAGATTGTCACTTTCCATTCCTGCACGAATTTAATAAtcgattaataaaattaaaattaaaatattgaagGAGGAGAAAATATTCATGCCTTGTTGATCAACGCTACTGCTTGAAAATGAATCCAAATCAACAACCATTGAAGCTGAGATAGAGTAACTAATTAACAAGAAATAAGAGATTAAAAGAACCAGTTGCTTTAATTTGTGGGTTTTTTGTTTGGCCTATACTTTCTTATATAGGATGATAAATCGATCGAAAGGGCACCATGGGATCATATGAATGCAGTCAGCACACTTATATCTcgacatttaattaatttaatttaatttgagtAGGTCTGttatgagacagtctcacgaatctttatctgtgagacgggtcaacccgtactgatattcacaataaaaaataatactcttaccataaaaaataatattttttcatggatgatccaaataagagatccgtctcacaaactacgatccgtgagactgtctcacacaaattttttccatttaattttaattataaggGAAAAAATGATTGAGTATTTTATATGTTTGGAAGGGATAAAGATAAAGAAGTGGGAAAAGGAATTTAATGTGGAAAGAAGTACGAGGAGTAAAGCATACAAAAATGGTGGCGTGTTTCGTTTGGAGTATGGCTATTTAATAAGTTGATTGATTTTTACACTTTGTGGTCACCCTAATGGtcaataatgaattaattatcaaatcaaacaaaacaaaacaaaacaaacaagGACCAATAATGGTGAATCACATCGTCGGCCTATATTGAGGAATTTATTCGAACCTTCAACGTTGTATAACtacaaaatttatattatttggcCCTTCAAgaacttattttttaaaaaaaaataaaattgaattttttaaggGGATAAAAtcagaattaattgaaaatatataaataataaacgAGTATAATTGTCTCTTAACTtgcaataaaatttaatttattacgcTTCCGACGTTGTAGCTTCCACCGCAAAGAACACGATAATAAACTTAGAAGACATACCGCCAGATAATTGCCCTCTCTTTAATTCATTCacgcttttttttttaaaaaaaaggtgTTAATTTGATTTTCTTCAGTTCAACTTTATAGATTtgttatattttattgtttttattagATGGATTACGTACGTATATACCTGTATTCTACAAATTAACGAGACGTTTACGACTGTATCATCATAAACTTACGTTTTTCTAACATTTAATGAGACGTCGTCGAAGCAAATGCATGCAAATATATATTTGCTTAAAAAGTAGGAAATATACAAGGTTGTGACACCAAGAACCATCGAATTGTTATTGTCAGCCATAATTTTTCCAAATGTAGTAAAGCTTTAATTTGTGTCCTATAACTATAAATTTGGAAAAAATTGTTTTTGTTTTacaaatagaaaaaaaattttgattccgtttttctttaaaacttGAGAATTAAATTTTATGGAGcaacaattatttttattagaaAGCATTTGAAAAATAGTTGACCACAGTataataaaataacatttgaGTTATTCAATTatcattaattataatttttaataaaatgataaacatttaaatttataattaatattgaagtaaatattacATATTCGGTTGGATTTGGTGTCATACAGCTGGGTATTATTCAATTAATGGGCAGAATTTACTTTACCTGACTTCTTGGCTGATGGTTCAAAGTTGCTTCAATTTCAAAACTATGTcacaaatattttatcaaagaaaaataaatatgcATATTTATATTTGGTTGTGATGGTAGACTGAAAAATTCTATCTTTTCTATGATTTTAGATCCAAACCTTAAATTTGTGTTTCTTAACTTCATTtgtatcatatatcatttttaacCACTTCAAAATTTAGAAACACCTAATCATGCAAAAACTTTGTAAAAACACAACAAAACCGAGAATATTATTACAAAAATTAGAAACGTCTAAATCTCATAGAGAGTTAATTTATGGGAAAAAGCTTCATAGAGAGATCAAGATCGAGATAACTTCACGACCGTTACATTCTGGATAGACAATTAAGATAAATTCCTGAATATTGGTGAGTTATAAGTCGTAAACTTAGTAAAGAATGCGATCttgtaatttac includes:
- the LOC140808758 gene encoding probable peroxygenase 4, which produces MVVDLDSFSSSSVDQQGMESDNLTVLQKHIMFFDRDNDGIIYPWETFQGFRAIGCGIFLSSMASLLINISLSRKTRPGKPFSFKFPIEVKNIHLAKHGSDSGVYDKRGRFVSSKFEEIFSKHALAQPDSLTSKELETFVKSNKEPKDYRGWMAGYVEWKILYMLCKDKNGMLHKDVIRNAFDGSLFERMAKERSIKETK